In Sulfurisphaera javensis, a single genomic region encodes these proteins:
- the gapN gene encoding NADP-dependent glyceraldehyde-3-phosphate dehydrogenase has protein sequence MVSLKELSGFKDIYTVDPDGIPIFKTYLAGEWVSSKDVEEIKSPIDLTVYARVPKLNYEMVDNVLSTLYKKGRWAIRDMPGERRLKVYHTLADLIDKYREDFVEVLMIGNGKTKSAAEGEVNAAIERLIRADLDVRKLYGEYVPGDWSSESLEAEAIIRREPLGVVLAITPFNYPLFDIVNKLVYTTVAGNAFVLKPASATPLPAIMLAKLLEIAGFPKEALAIITVPGREMDKIVSDKRISVISLTGSTETGDHVMKVGGLKQYVMELGGGDPAIVLDDADPKTTAQKIVTGITSYSGQRCDSIKFIFAEPKIYEELKANIVEELKKVKVGDPRQPDVNMGPIIDSRTVDEFEYAVKDAIDKGGIVLYGGKRLGPTYIEPTLIEIGKERIKDLYLYKKEVFLSVAVITKVNNIDEAIELSNGRRYGLDAAIFGNDITKIRKAIRMLEVGAIYVNEYPKHGIGYFPFGGRKDSGIGREGIGYTIENVTAYKTIVYNYRGKGVWEYL, from the coding sequence ATGGTTTCACTAAAAGAGCTAAGTGGATTTAAAGATATATATACTGTAGATCCAGATGGCATACCAATTTTTAAAACATATTTAGCTGGCGAATGGGTCTCATCAAAAGACGTTGAAGAAATAAAATCTCCCATTGATCTAACTGTTTATGCCAGAGTTCCTAAATTGAACTATGAGATGGTAGACAATGTTCTTTCTACCTTATATAAAAAAGGAAGATGGGCAATTAGGGATATGCCAGGAGAGAGGAGGCTTAAAGTATATCATACATTAGCTGATTTAATCGATAAGTATAGGGAAGATTTTGTTGAAGTCTTAATGATTGGAAATGGTAAAACTAAGAGTGCTGCTGAAGGAGAAGTAAATGCAGCAATTGAAAGGTTAATTAGAGCCGATCTCGATGTTAGAAAGCTTTATGGAGAATACGTCCCAGGAGATTGGAGTAGTGAAAGCCTTGAAGCAGAAGCGATAATAAGGAGAGAACCTTTAGGAGTTGTTTTAGCAATAACTCCCTTTAATTATCCTTTATTTGATATTGTTAACAAACTTGTTTATACTACTGTTGCAGGTAACGCATTTGTATTAAAACCAGCATCGGCCACTCCATTACCAGCAATTATGTTAGCAAAATTATTAGAAATAGCTGGATTTCCAAAAGAAGCATTAGCTATAATTACAGTTCCAGGGCGTGAAATGGATAAGATAGTTTCAGATAAGAGAATTTCAGTGATTTCCTTAACTGGAAGTACCGAAACTGGGGATCATGTAATGAAGGTGGGTGGATTAAAGCAATATGTTATGGAGTTAGGTGGAGGAGACCCTGCAATTGTTTTAGATGATGCTGATCCTAAAACAACCGCACAAAAAATTGTAACTGGAATAACGAGCTACTCTGGTCAAAGATGCGATTCAATAAAGTTCATATTTGCTGAGCCAAAGATTTATGAAGAGCTAAAAGCTAATATTGTAGAAGAGTTAAAGAAGGTAAAGGTTGGTGATCCTAGACAGCCAGACGTTAATATGGGACCTATTATTGATTCTAGGACTGTTGATGAGTTTGAATATGCTGTAAAAGATGCTATTGACAAAGGTGGAATTGTACTTTATGGAGGAAAAAGACTCGGCCCTACGTATATTGAACCCACACTAATTGAAATTGGAAAAGAGAGAATTAAAGATCTTTATCTTTATAAAAAGGAGGTATTCTTGTCGGTTGCTGTAATAACTAAAGTTAATAACATTGATGAGGCGATAGAATTAAGTAATGGAAGAAGATATGGTTTAGATGCTGCAATATTTGGAAATGATATTACTAAAATTAGAAAGGCTATAAGAATGTTAGAAGTTGGTGCTATTTATGTTAATGAATATCCTAAACATGGTATTGGATACTTCCCATTTGGTGGAAGAAAAGATTCTGGTATAGGAAGAGAAGGTATAGGATATACAATAGAAAACGTTACAGCATACAAAACTATTGTATATAATTATCGTGGGAAAGGGGTTTGGGAATACTTGTAA
- a CDS encoding DNA/RNA helicase domain-containing protein, with the protein MVLPVVFYKLDGLDEMVNTMISEYENTFNEEPKIERVNSWKSSLQFLLKSKITHPVIAEYPIFSEYADFIFLNDNEGIVVEAKGWRRVKKIDEYTVEADGQLRQDPCIQLKNYVSKLNYFHPMKIKFRGILLLYNTSDYSTSEDCLIIRKPDELKREIDKLTLPSQDKIYNFINSILTITKDLISLLQGISDQQILSDFTNTLYTNGYGLTQEQLLLIEDILDSVKKNIDKTYLVKGGSGSGKTLVAITLFFEALRHGYNVVLGYKNNRLLNTLKYILEKHYKTRPLTGLIRFYSTGRVKPAGIGDDGYNETHDLAVFDEAQRMTTKVIENTQKRAKVKVYFFDEEQILLGEEEGTEANFMSIASKYSIVEKRGLTGSFRMPYTSLIEKLLNGEKVELPSSFFKVFTDIEVMLNELREKPGKKALVCAFTESEGDLKNKKSIKNVRIGYPLQSGFDLYKGKNLHITWLMDAKTEYPRYWSGQLDPLSYCASVYGAQGFEADYVGVVWGRDLVWREKWEINPSVITDNVGGNRFSLKQIAKKDKDRALTLLKNRYYIMLTRGIRGVYIFCEDEKTRDYLLSLIK; encoded by the coding sequence GTGGTATTACCAGTAGTATTTTACAAACTTGACGGCCTTGATGAGATGGTTAATACGATGATTAGTGAATATGAAAATACTTTTAACGAAGAACCAAAAATAGAGAGAGTAAACTCATGGAAATCTTCCCTTCAGTTCCTCTTAAAATCAAAAATTACTCATCCAGTAATTGCTGAGTATCCAATCTTTTCAGAGTATGCAGATTTTATTTTCCTTAACGACAATGAAGGAATTGTCGTTGAGGCTAAAGGATGGAGAAGAGTAAAAAAGATTGATGAGTATACTGTAGAAGCAGACGGACAGTTAAGACAAGATCCTTGCATTCAATTGAAAAATTATGTGAGCAAACTGAATTATTTCCATCCTATGAAGATTAAGTTCAGAGGAATTTTACTTCTTTATAACACTAGCGATTATAGCACATCAGAGGATTGTTTAATTATTAGAAAACCAGATGAATTAAAGAGGGAAATTGATAAACTAACTTTGCCCTCTCAAGATAAGATTTACAATTTCATAAATAGTATACTTACAATTACTAAAGATCTTATTTCTTTGCTACAAGGAATAAGTGATCAGCAGATACTATCAGATTTTACTAATACTCTTTATACAAACGGTTACGGATTAACACAAGAACAGTTACTGCTAATAGAAGACATTCTCGATTCTGTAAAAAAGAATATAGATAAAACTTACTTAGTTAAAGGAGGTAGTGGATCCGGGAAAACATTAGTCGCAATAACATTATTTTTTGAGGCATTAAGACATGGATATAATGTAGTTCTTGGATACAAAAATAATAGGTTATTAAATACGTTAAAATACATTTTGGAAAAACATTACAAAACTAGACCTTTAACGGGATTGATAAGATTTTATTCTACTGGTAGAGTTAAACCAGCTGGAATAGGTGATGATGGCTATAATGAAACTCATGATTTAGCAGTTTTTGATGAAGCTCAAAGAATGACAACTAAAGTTATTGAGAATACTCAGAAAAGGGCTAAGGTAAAAGTTTACTTTTTTGATGAAGAGCAGATTTTACTTGGTGAAGAAGAAGGCACAGAAGCAAACTTCATGTCTATTGCTAGTAAATACTCGATCGTCGAAAAAAGAGGTTTGACAGGCTCTTTCAGAATGCCCTACACTTCTCTTATCGAGAAGTTATTAAATGGTGAAAAAGTTGAACTACCTAGTTCGTTCTTCAAAGTTTTCACTGACATTGAGGTTATGTTAAACGAATTAAGAGAAAAGCCAGGGAAGAAAGCATTGGTTTGTGCATTTACTGAATCGGAAGGGGATCTAAAGAATAAAAAATCGATAAAAAACGTTAGAATCGGCTATCCTTTGCAATCTGGCTTTGATTTATATAAGGGAAAGAACTTACATATAACTTGGCTAATGGATGCAAAAACTGAATACCCAAGGTATTGGAGTGGACAACTTGATCCCTTATCATATTGTGCATCAGTTTATGGTGCTCAAGGATTTGAGGCTGATTATGTAGGCGTAGTTTGGGGAAGAGATTTAGTTTGGAGAGAAAAATGGGAAATAAATCCAAGTGTAATAACTGATAATGTAGGCGGGAATAGATTTTCACTTAAACAAATTGCTAAAAAAGATAAAGATAGAGCATTAACTTTGCTAAAGAATAGATACTACATTATGCTTACGAGAGGAATAAGAGGAGTTTACATATTCTGTGAGGATGAAAAAACAAGAGATTACTTACTTAGCTTAATTAAGTAG
- a CDS encoding nucleotidyltransferase domain-containing protein — protein sequence MLSWVKDRFKHLSRWGEHAKNIAKTPKEIYPNAEVYVFRGVAEDRITVLSDIDILIVFNYKLEDKEIMNLRKRIFFNAVDKHGLPFDSPVKLHVVDDDKAKLYFTIAKKLIKVD from the coding sequence GTGCTAAGCTGGGTGAAGGATAGGTTTAAACATCTTTCTAGATGGGGAGAACATGCTAAAAATATAGCTAAGACTCCCAAAGAGATTTATCCTAATGCTGAGGTTTATGTTTTTCGTGGAGTTGCTGAAGATAGGATCACAGTATTAAGTGATATAGATATATTAATCGTTTTTAATTATAAGTTAGAAGATAAAGAAATAATGAATTTAAGAAAGAGAATTTTCTTTAATGCTGTTGATAAACACGGTTTGCCCTTTGATTCACCAGTTAAACTTCATGTCGTTGATGATGATAAAGCTAAGTTATATTTTACAATTGCAAAGAAATTAATTAAGGTGGATTAA
- a CDS encoding thermopsin family protease: MSLIPISYSTQLTAEPRYIPSNKYAIGVSSISSTPISTNEVLGYVNISSIDTSSASLQFNAVIKATNYFGQIYDYWVQNIIEFNNNQIYFNDEIWNFTYSYANISSNLIHGNGNVYSTNINGHVVTYYSYSTSPQYYSTHLTYILFISLSYSTSYLTITIGYGTPSNPTSTPYDEVTIQVQNLQSATICISSSYTGAGLPYSIELVWGGSGNGGSASFSEMDSLLGIFYEVQPNLYSPFPQVYDYGFDTEESATNLQASLGNKGFVQITLGTPNPTFLTSFFTPLIPGWTEVTVIANSTYNINGYNFSYNMLKNYDPSDHYGLSCYISFTSPSSLSVIIYPIVKQNYFITPYMVTVIEPYSNQEYNTTETTFSLTNNYYLLVVHYKIQPKKLFLYINIPMWGLVNGTLMLVRSGFYYYGTIILLPPVNYTYISSLERYALYPNVTYIQITQNVSIYVNQVLQYYVEINSAYPLYAFINGHKLTLFSNWFNASCVVNIPKQTYYINSFQREILLNPTSFQILSPINYTAKWLTQYFVNITTEYPLLAKINNNIINLSSGWYNESLRIVIFYQIYNVSYGQREVLLNPINITVTSSFNYTANWLTQYLIQVSFPVNATINGKTFVFNTGWYNESEKIEITQNTQYVGKFERIYIYNKTPIIIIVNSPKKIIINATVQFYVYFEMSVIGELNGSKENFTSNWYNIYSLITLNQTYFKYISITQRIMYIPSDIKFIVTQPYNITFLKIMQYYIFFNSSFPLVGIVNGKQITLNNGWFNNSERIEIPFQYKMISTEERYALLNPENLTINKSFTYYAKWGIQYLITVKSNLPVHAFVNNTNESLLTGWYNEYDIIRIINITYYINSTTRYAIYNATPSLNISVKSPLNITVYYLQQYLVNINGKTFWAFKGSKITLYEVVPFYYSAKWIGTYTTNNNATITVESPVNEKIVLKLNLLNIISTLLTIVTAIVIISKKRFK; this comes from the coding sequence ATGTCATTAATCCCAATTAGTTACTCAACTCAATTAACTGCTGAACCAAGATATATTCCATCAAATAAATATGCTATAGGAGTATCTAGTATATCTTCTACCCCAATAAGCACAAACGAAGTATTAGGTTATGTTAATATCTCCAGTATTGATACATCTTCTGCCTCATTACAATTTAATGCAGTTATTAAGGCTACTAACTACTTTGGACAAATATATGATTATTGGGTACAGAATATTATTGAATTTAATAATAATCAAATTTACTTTAATGATGAAATATGGAATTTCACATATTCTTACGCTAATATTTCTTCAAATCTTATACACGGAAATGGGAATGTGTATTCTACCAATATAAATGGCCATGTAGTAACTTACTACTCTTATTCTACTTCGCCACAATACTACTCAACACATTTAACTTACATACTGTTTATCTCTTTGTCCTACTCAACATCTTATTTAACTATCACAATTGGATATGGAACGCCATCTAATCCCACAAGTACACCATATGATGAAGTTACTATTCAAGTTCAGAATCTACAGTCAGCAACAATCTGCATTTCCTCCTCTTATACAGGTGCTGGATTACCGTATAGCATTGAACTAGTATGGGGAGGTAGTGGAAACGGAGGATCGGCATCATTTTCAGAGATGGACTCGCTTTTAGGTATATTTTATGAGGTTCAACCTAACTTATATTCACCTTTTCCACAAGTTTACGATTATGGTTTTGATACTGAAGAATCAGCAACTAATTTACAAGCATCTTTGGGTAATAAGGGATTTGTTCAGATTACCCTTGGCACTCCTAATCCTACATTTTTAACAAGTTTCTTTACTCCTCTTATTCCAGGTTGGACTGAGGTTACTGTTATAGCCAACTCAACCTATAATATTAATGGATATAATTTTTCCTATAATATGTTAAAGAACTATGATCCTTCAGATCATTATGGGCTTTCATGTTATATTTCGTTTACCTCTCCAAGTAGTCTTTCAGTAATTATTTACCCGATAGTGAAGCAAAACTATTTTATTACTCCATACATGGTTACAGTAATTGAACCTTATTCAAATCAAGAATATAATACAACTGAAACAACGTTTTCTTTAACCAATAACTATTATCTTTTAGTTGTCCATTATAAAATTCAGCCAAAGAAATTATTTCTTTATATAAATATACCTATGTGGGGATTAGTCAATGGAACTCTAATGTTAGTGAGAAGTGGATTTTATTACTATGGTACTATAATTTTACTTCCACCAGTGAACTATACTTATATCTCTTCTTTAGAAAGATACGCATTGTACCCCAACGTAACTTATATCCAAATTACTCAAAATGTTAGTATTTATGTTAACCAAGTATTACAATACTATGTTGAGATAAATTCGGCCTATCCATTATATGCATTTATTAACGGACATAAATTGACCTTATTTTCAAATTGGTTTAATGCATCATGTGTTGTAAATATTCCTAAGCAAACTTATTATATTAATTCCTTTCAAAGAGAAATTTTACTGAATCCAACTTCTTTTCAAATACTTTCTCCCATTAATTATACTGCTAAATGGTTAACACAATATTTTGTTAACATAACAACCGAATATCCTTTACTAGCTAAAATTAATAATAATATTATAAACTTGAGTTCTGGTTGGTACAATGAGAGTTTAAGAATTGTCATATTTTACCAGATTTATAATGTTTCTTATGGACAAAGGGAAGTTCTATTAAACCCAATTAATATTACTGTTACGTCATCATTTAATTATACTGCTAATTGGCTAACACAATATCTTATTCAAGTTAGCTTCCCTGTAAATGCTACAATTAATGGAAAAACTTTTGTATTTAATACTGGTTGGTATAATGAATCTGAAAAAATTGAAATAACTCAAAATACGCAATATGTTGGAAAATTTGAAAGAATTTATATTTATAATAAAACACCAATAATAATTATTGTAAATTCTCCTAAGAAAATCATAATCAATGCTACTGTCCAGTTTTACGTTTATTTTGAAATGAGTGTTATAGGTGAATTAAATGGCAGTAAAGAAAACTTTACATCAAATTGGTATAACATATATTCCTTAATTACGTTGAATCAGACTTACTTTAAATATATCTCTATAACGCAAAGGATAATGTATATACCTTCAGACATTAAGTTTATAGTAACACAGCCCTATAACATAACTTTTCTAAAAATCATGCAATACTATATATTCTTTAATTCATCCTTCCCATTAGTTGGAATAGTAAATGGAAAACAAATTACACTTAATAATGGTTGGTTTAATAATTCTGAGAGAATTGAAATACCATTCCAATATAAGATGATTTCAACTGAAGAGAGATACGCCTTGCTTAACCCAGAAAATCTAACAATAAATAAAAGTTTTACGTACTATGCTAAGTGGGGAATACAGTATCTTATCACTGTTAAGTCAAACCTTCCAGTTCACGCATTTGTAAACAATACAAATGAGAGTTTATTAACAGGTTGGTATAACGAATATGACATTATAAGGATTATAAACATTACATATTATATTAACTCCACAACTAGATACGCCATATATAATGCAACTCCATCATTAAACATTAGTGTTAAATCTCCGTTAAATATTACAGTCTATTATTTACAACAATATTTAGTTAACATTAACGGAAAGACATTTTGGGCGTTTAAAGGAAGCAAAATAACGTTATATGAGGTTGTTCCGTTTTATTATTCAGCAAAATGGATAGGAACATATACTACTAACAATAATGCAACGATAACAGTTGAATCACCAGTAAATGAAAAAATAGTACTTAAACTTAATTTGCTTAATATTATTTCCACTTTACTGACAATAGTAACAGCAATTGTAATAATAAGCAAAAAGAGATTTAAATAA
- a CDS encoding ABC transporter ATP-binding protein, whose protein sequence is MEIYHVIELINVVKKFNEKPVLKGVTFIVTKNSITGFIGPNGAGKTTTIKILSGLLRKDGGIVRVLGEDPWDNPRVKERVSVIFTKLPYPPNDSVEEYLNDLNSIYHGDLKSLIKEFNLTEHLKKKISQLSSGQAQKIQLIAALIKNPELIIADEPTANLDPKARIEFYDLVKKLNKEYDVTFFISSHILSELEKVITHVVFINDGIVTAQGEINEVESVFNSEEIILLVKDKEKALEVLKKYNPVSEGAYIKIKGKLREIVDILDDNGIEILNVRKTSLDDVFRKLSGENNE, encoded by the coding sequence ATGGAAATTTACCATGTGATTGAACTTATTAATGTAGTGAAGAAATTTAACGAAAAACCAGTATTAAAAGGGGTTACATTTATTGTTACTAAAAACTCAATCACAGGTTTTATTGGTCCAAATGGTGCGGGTAAAACTACAACTATTAAAATCCTTTCCGGTTTACTAAGAAAAGACGGGGGAATTGTAAGAGTTCTAGGTGAAGATCCTTGGGATAATCCCAGAGTTAAGGAGAGGGTATCAGTAATCTTTACTAAATTGCCTTACCCTCCTAATGACTCAGTTGAGGAATATCTTAATGATTTAAATTCTATTTATCACGGTGATCTGAAGTCTCTCATTAAGGAATTCAACTTAACTGAACATTTGAAAAAGAAGATTTCTCAACTTTCATCTGGGCAAGCACAAAAAATACAATTAATAGCTGCACTTATCAAAAACCCGGAATTAATAATAGCTGATGAACCAACGGCAAATTTAGATCCTAAGGCTAGGATTGAGTTTTATGACTTAGTGAAGAAACTAAACAAGGAATATGACGTAACTTTCTTTATATCTTCTCACATCCTTTCAGAATTAGAAAAAGTAATAACTCATGTTGTATTTATCAACGACGGGATCGTAACAGCACAAGGGGAGATAAATGAGGTTGAATCAGTATTTAATTCTGAGGAAATAATTTTACTGGTTAAAGATAAGGAAAAAGCATTGGAAGTACTCAAAAAATATAATCCAGTCTCTGAAGGAGCATATATAAAAATAAAAGGAAAATTAAGGGAAATTGTTGATATATTAGATGATAATGGAATAGAAATACTTAACGTTAGAAAGACTAGTCTTGATGATGTATTTAGAAAACTTAGCGGTGAAAACAATGAGTAG
- a CDS encoding APC family permease: MAGRETKGAKDLGISSDKQLRKSLGKFELLYLSLGGIIGSGWLFASLGTAEYAGGSAVLSWIVAGILVLFVGLSYAEIGAAIPKSGGITRYPHYTHGGLVGYLITWAYFLSAASVPAIEAEAVVTYVASYVPSLSYTGYFNGAPVTLLTGEGIGLAIALLLIFFFLNYFGVNVLGKVTHGAGWWKLLIPTLTVLIILAFDFHPSNFTVTGFFPAPQYVAKGPSGIYGFNAVLFAIPTTGVIFSYLGFRQAVEYGGEGRNPQKDIPFAVIGSLLIALALYTLLQVAFVGGIDWNKLYLNESGTLVPVTPGNWTALGNAVTSSGVAISSAPFLILLQIAPVAGPILAFFSIWGIILVIDAIISPSGTGWIYTGTSTRTIYAFASNGYLPEIFLKIGKTRIPTFSLIASLIIGAIFLLPFPSWYALVGFISSATVLTYIMGGISLAVLRKHAPELNRPFKLPAAAIIAPIATLASGLIVYWSSFAVLFYVFTGIFLGLPLFFAFYASKMLGVNRTYASIIGVLDLVADLLLAFGLFNATSGLSVANNLAFAIYILGILGMLAANVLFLLGNVSGDVKKEINAGWWLIFFIIAIYVLSYFGGFGLDTVIPFPLDTVVAALIILLFYFWAVNSGFRTQAIEEILEETKESNI; this comes from the coding sequence ATGGCTGGAAGAGAAACTAAAGGTGCAAAAGATCTAGGCATTTCATCTGATAAACAATTAAGAAAATCATTAGGTAAATTTGAATTACTATATTTATCTCTAGGGGGAATTATTGGTTCTGGATGGCTATTTGCATCATTAGGTACAGCAGAATATGCAGGAGGCTCAGCAGTTTTAAGCTGGATTGTTGCTGGTATTCTAGTTTTATTTGTTGGACTTTCTTATGCTGAAATAGGGGCTGCTATTCCTAAAAGTGGTGGAATTACTAGGTATCCACACTATACTCACGGAGGGCTTGTTGGATATTTAATAACTTGGGCTTATTTCCTTTCAGCTGCCTCAGTACCCGCCATAGAGGCTGAAGCTGTTGTAACCTATGTAGCATCCTACGTTCCTTCATTGAGTTATACTGGGTACTTCAATGGTGCTCCAGTAACTTTATTAACTGGAGAAGGTATTGGATTAGCGATAGCATTACTGCTTATCTTCTTTTTCTTAAATTATTTCGGCGTAAATGTTTTAGGTAAAGTTACTCATGGTGCTGGATGGTGGAAATTACTTATTCCAACTTTAACAGTGCTCATAATCTTAGCTTTTGATTTTCATCCCTCTAACTTTACAGTTACAGGTTTCTTCCCAGCACCTCAGTACGTAGCTAAAGGTCCTTCAGGAATTTATGGATTTAACGCAGTTCTTTTTGCTATACCTACTACTGGAGTAATATTCTCATATTTAGGCTTTAGGCAAGCTGTTGAGTACGGTGGAGAAGGAAGAAATCCACAGAAAGATATCCCATTTGCTGTAATAGGATCTTTACTTATTGCATTAGCATTATATACTTTACTTCAAGTTGCATTCGTAGGAGGGATAGATTGGAATAAATTATATCTAAACGAATCTGGAACTTTAGTCCCTGTTACTCCAGGTAATTGGACAGCACTAGGCAATGCTGTAACATCTTCTGGTGTTGCTATTTCTTCAGCACCCTTCTTGATATTGTTACAAATTGCTCCAGTTGCTGGTCCAATATTAGCATTCTTCTCGATATGGGGAATAATACTTGTTATTGATGCCATAATCTCCCCATCAGGAACTGGATGGATCTATACCGGAACTTCTACAAGAACTATTTACGCATTTGCAAGTAATGGTTATTTACCAGAGATATTCCTTAAAATAGGAAAAACAAGAATACCTACATTTTCATTAATTGCATCTTTAATTATTGGAGCTATATTCTTATTACCATTCCCATCATGGTATGCATTAGTTGGCTTCATATCGTCAGCTACTGTATTAACTTACATTATGGGAGGAATAAGTCTAGCTGTACTTAGAAAACATGCACCAGAATTAAATAGGCCTTTTAAACTTCCAGCTGCAGCAATAATAGCACCTATAGCTACCTTAGCATCTGGATTAATAGTATATTGGTCCAGTTTTGCTGTACTTTTCTACGTCTTTACTGGAATTTTCCTTGGATTGCCCTTATTCTTTGCATTCTATGCTAGCAAGATGTTAGGAGTAAATAGAACATATGCATCAATAATTGGAGTATTAGATCTTGTAGCTGATTTGTTATTAGCTTTTGGATTATTTAATGCAACAAGTGGATTATCAGTAGCTAATAATCTTGCTTTTGCCATCTACATATTAGGAATACTAGGAATGTTAGCTGCTAACGTGTTATTTCTCCTTGGAAATGTAAGTGGAGATGTAAAGAAAGAGATAAATGCTGGTTGGTGGTTAATATTTTTCATTATTGCTATATATGTATTGTCATACTTTGGAGGATTTGGCTTAGACACAGTTATACCATTCCCATTGGATACAGTAGTAGCTGCACTCATAATATTATTATTCTATTTCTGGGCCGTAAATAGTGGATTTAGAACACAAGCAATTGAAGAGATACTTGAAGAGACAAAAGAAAGCAACATATAA
- a CDS encoding HEPN domain-containing protein, which produces MKDVLFASELKSHEIRSMLSTLTKLLRENEYKDLAKEIEELSREHRDKLKDLVDSYIDSHYEDIEYDKTQADELIELVEKIISKLEEVSKRAKLGEG; this is translated from the coding sequence TTGAAGGATGTCCTCTTTGCTTCAGAATTAAAAAGTCATGAAATAAGAAGTATGCTTTCTACTTTAACTAAATTATTGAGAGAAAACGAGTATAAAGATTTAGCTAAAGAGATAGAAGAGTTATCAAGAGAACATAGAGATAAACTAAAAGACCTTGTAGATTCTTATATTGATTCACATTATGAAGATATTGAGTATGATAAAACACAAGCTGACGAATTGATAGAGTTGGTGGAAAAGATCATAAGTAAACTGGAAGAGGTAAGTAAACGTGCTAAGCTGGGTGAAGGATAG
- a CDS encoding exodeoxyribonuclease III, with protein sequence MRLISWNVNGLKAIIKKGFIDTIKSFDADILMFQEIKTDKIPEELKDLGYEIIIFPSKVKGYSGTMTMTRVEPLSVILGLGKEEFDNEGRVITLELPEFYVINAYFPNAGGAELKRLDFKLSFNREFERFVLSLKKPVIACGDFNVAHQEIDIARPKENEGYAGFTKEEREWFSHFLELGFMDTYRLFVKEGGHYSWWSYRFHAREKNIGWRIDYCVVSKELEKRVKKADILEKVMGSDHAPILLEIS encoded by the coding sequence ATGAGACTAATTTCATGGAACGTAAATGGGCTAAAAGCAATTATAAAAAAGGGATTCATAGACACTATAAAATCTTTTGATGCTGACATTTTGATGTTCCAAGAGATTAAGACAGATAAAATCCCAGAGGAGTTAAAGGATTTAGGATATGAAATCATAATTTTTCCTTCAAAAGTTAAGGGTTATAGTGGAACAATGACAATGACTAGAGTTGAACCATTATCAGTTATTTTAGGCTTAGGTAAAGAGGAATTTGATAATGAAGGAAGAGTTATCACACTTGAGTTACCAGAATTTTACGTTATAAATGCTTATTTTCCGAATGCAGGTGGGGCTGAATTAAAAAGACTTGATTTTAAACTTTCCTTCAATCGTGAATTTGAGAGATTTGTCCTCTCTTTGAAAAAGCCAGTTATTGCTTGTGGTGACTTTAATGTTGCTCATCAAGAGATAGATATAGCTAGGCCTAAAGAAAATGAAGGTTACGCAGGTTTTACTAAAGAGGAGAGGGAATGGTTTTCTCATTTCCTTGAACTTGGTTTCATGGATACATATAGATTATTTGTTAAAGAAGGAGGGCATTATTCGTGGTGGTCATATAGATTTCATGCTAGAGAAAAGAATATTGGCTGGAGAATAGATTATTGCGTAGTTTCTAAAGAGCTTGAGAAAAGAGTGAAAAAGGCTGACATATTAGAAAAAGTTATGGGTTCTGATCACGCTCCAATTTTATTAGAAATAAGCTAA